A DNA window from Desulfovibrio intestinalis contains the following coding sequences:
- the moaC gene encoding cyclic pyranopterin monophosphate synthase MoaC — protein sequence MDNNFSHLDGQGNVTMVDVGHKAATERVAIAEAVVELSPATLELLLKVALPKGDVLTCAKIGGIMAAKRVGDLIPLCHPLNLSYADIRFEVSKMPPRIRIEAETRTVGSTGVEMEAIVAAQTAAAVIYDMCKAVQRDIIISRVRLLHKRGGKSGDFNAQEMD from the coding sequence ATGGACAATAACTTTTCGCATCTGGACGGACAGGGCAATGTGACGATGGTGGACGTGGGCCACAAAGCCGCCACCGAGCGCGTCGCCATTGCCGAGGCCGTTGTGGAACTGAGCCCCGCCACCCTTGAACTGCTGCTCAAGGTGGCGCTGCCCAAGGGCGATGTGCTGACCTGCGCCAAGATTGGCGGCATTATGGCCGCGAAGCGGGTGGGCGATCTTATTCCCCTGTGCCATCCCCTCAATCTCAGCTATGCCGACATTCGCTTTGAAGTAAGCAAAATGCCGCCACGCATCCGCATTGAGGCAGAAACCCGCACCGTCGGCAGCACTGGCGTGGAAATGGAGGCTATTGTGGCCGCTCAAACCGCCGCCGCCGTCATTTACGACATGTGCAAAGCCGTGCAGCGTGACATAATTATCAGCCGGGTGCGTCTGCTGCACAAACGCGGCGGCAAAAGCGGCGATTTCAACGCACAGGAAATGGATTGA
- the infA gene encoding translation initiation factor IF-1, giving the protein MAKEGSIEVDGVVQEALPNAMFRVELENGHEVLAHISGKMRKFYIRILPGDRVKVELSPYDLTRGRITYRMK; this is encoded by the coding sequence ATGGCTAAAGAAGGTTCCATTGAAGTTGACGGCGTAGTGCAGGAAGCCCTGCCTAACGCCATGTTCCGCGTGGAACTGGAAAACGGCCACGAAGTGTTGGCCCATATTTCCGGTAAAATGCGCAAATTCTACATCCGCATCCTTCCCGGCGACCGCGTTAAGGTTGAACTTTCGCCCTACGACCTTACCCGTGGACGCATTACCTACCGCATGAAGTAG
- the lgt gene encoding prolipoprotein diacylglyceryl transferase yields the protein MMTLPHIDPVALSIGNLQLRWYGLMYLAGFGLGWWLGRWRASRPNSGWRASDVDDLLTCVMIGIILGGRLGYVLFYDLPVYLSDPMEILRIWNGGMSFHGGLLGVLGAFWYFAHSRHRSFLDISDLVAPLIPPGLFFGRLGNYINGELWGKVTDSPWGVIFPGAGPYPRHPSQLYEALLEGIVLFTVVWIYSLKPRKRGAVSGLFALGYGVFRFAVEFVRVPDAQLGYLAFGWLTMGQVLCLPLIAVGLWLLCRSAPIAQPGMHVMLDRRGSGPQSGDSGSDSENGRQRKNKKNKHKK from the coding sequence TTGATGACACTGCCTCATATCGACCCCGTTGCCTTGAGTATCGGCAACCTTCAGTTGCGCTGGTACGGCCTCATGTATCTCGCGGGCTTCGGCCTGGGCTGGTGGCTGGGGCGCTGGCGCGCATCCCGCCCCAATTCCGGCTGGCGCGCGTCTGATGTGGACGACCTGCTGACCTGCGTCATGATCGGCATTATTCTGGGCGGCCGCCTGGGCTATGTGCTGTTCTACGACCTGCCCGTTTATCTGTCCGACCCGATGGAGATACTGCGCATCTGGAACGGGGGCATGTCCTTTCACGGCGGGCTGCTCGGCGTGCTTGGGGCTTTTTGGTATTTTGCGCACTCCCGGCACCGCTCGTTTCTGGATATTTCGGACCTCGTGGCTCCCCTTATTCCGCCGGGCCTGTTCTTTGGCCGCTTGGGCAACTATATCAACGGCGAACTCTGGGGCAAAGTTACAGACAGCCCGTGGGGCGTCATTTTTCCCGGCGCTGGCCCCTACCCTCGGCACCCCAGCCAGTTGTACGAAGCCCTGCTTGAAGGCATCGTTCTTTTCACCGTGGTATGGATATACTCGCTGAAGCCTCGCAAGCGCGGCGCAGTGTCGGGCCTGTTTGCCCTGGGGTACGGCGTGTTTCGCTTTGCTGTGGAGTTTGTGCGCGTGCCCGACGCCCAGCTGGGCTATCTGGCCTTTGGCTGGCTGACAATGGGCCAGGTGCTTTGCCTGCCGCTCATTGCCGTGGGCCTGTGGCTGCTCTGCCGCTCCGCTCCCATAGCGCAGCCCGGCATGCATGTGATGCTGGATCGTCGAGGTTCCGGGCCGCAGTCCGGGGACTCTGGATCAGATTCTGAAAATGGCAGACAGCGCAAAAACAAAAAGAACAAGCATAAAAAATAA
- a CDS encoding phosphatidylglycerophosphatase A family protein: protein MRLIDQITLSFCRLGVAGLDPKAPGTWGTAIACLLAPYVFLPLNFWLRLALLIVLFFLGAVAASRAEVLLERKDPGEVVIDELVGVWLVLLPFPNPSFFMVLAAFVLFRIFDIAKPWPVKASENWLPAGYGVMIDDVVAGLWALLCLSLLAWMGLS, encoded by the coding sequence ATGCGCCTGATCGACCAAATAACCTTGTCTTTCTGCCGACTTGGCGTGGCCGGGCTGGACCCCAAGGCTCCCGGAACCTGGGGCACGGCCATAGCCTGCCTGTTGGCTCCGTATGTTTTTTTGCCGCTGAATTTCTGGCTGCGGCTTGCCTTGCTGATAGTGCTGTTCTTTCTTGGCGCAGTGGCGGCAAGCAGGGCAGAAGTGCTGCTTGAGCGCAAAGACCCCGGGGAAGTGGTCATTGACGAACTGGTTGGCGTGTGGCTGGTGCTGCTGCCCTTTCCCAATCCCAGTTTCTTTATGGTGCTGGCGGCCTTTGTGCTCTTTCGCATTTTCGACATCGCCAAGCCCTGGCCGGTCAAGGCCTCTGAAAACTGGCTGCCCGCAGGCTACGGCGTCATGATAGACGACGTGGTCGCCGGGTTGTGGGCCTTGCTGTGCCTGAGCCTGCTTGCCTGGATGGGGCTTTCGTAA